tttaaccaggaaattaacgttaattgacagacagttgacactgagaggACAAGTAAATACTTGCAGcagatctaaatatttataaccaATCATAACTggttatgattgattattcatatttcccctttgagctgattcgctacagtggttaccatggttaaactatagcgaccatggttttttggttaaATTTGTAGCCatgcacatgaaaaaaaaaaagaaaaagaaaaaaattatatatatatatatatacactagtaATTTATAGCAAATACTATAGGGTTTTTAAACCATGCTTTAGTAAAGtacttaaattaatttgttgtggtaattctatagtttctgtgataatataacaattatagtaatataaaaaattacccAATATTGCACTACTTTTTCTACAACTATAGGGTATATTACTTTACACTGCAgtttactgtaaaaacaaaataatactacagtatttattacagtttatcagttcacTATAGTTAATACTACAGAATGCTGTAGCATTCATTAACAAAgtgttgtaaatactataatatatacagcATAATACACTTAGTATttaaattactatagtattttttaattttgtagtcCTTCAAAGGGTCAATGTTAAACACATTTAGCTATGACCGATTAGATTTAATGAAAGCATCCTTATTTTGTGTGTTAGTAATAACTTTCCTTCCtctcaaatatttttgaaagctGTTAAGGCAAACAGTTCCGATGGTCTGTGTTGATCGGAGAACTTTGACtgaactttactgcagttacattttgcatAGCATGTGCTATTTCTTAAACTTTGGTTTACGTACCCCAGGGCCCTATCAGGAAGAACACCCCAAAAATCTCTCATGTTGAAGTAGTAATAAATCATACAATTTAACATCGGCAAATTCATGTTATAGCTTACTAATACAACACTATATGACTTTTACTCCTTCTGCTGTCATTGGCCATTGCCTCAACTCTCATGCACCCATTGTAAGTCGTCAGAgtgtttatataaacataaagtTTATATTACATAAAGTTTATATTaagtccattgtattctttattaaccTTTACAAATTGGTGCAGCGTTAGGGTTATGTTAGCGTTAACCCTAATGGTaataaaaatcaacattttaaacaaaatataatatttaacttaaagaCAGATATCTGTATTCATTTCAACATTTGTAGCAGAGTGTCCCAGCATGCAATCCTGCATGATGTATCCTCACATTCTCTATCCATCTTATTCTTCAATTCGGAGGTAAGCTGCTTTCtgtgaatgtgcgagacttcTGGCTCATTACAAACCGGTCACGTTTCCCTCGGGGAGGAAGGTACGAGGTACAAGGAGCAAGGAGATGCTGGACAATACTTTAAACATGGAATTTAATTAACAATGGGTAAACTCAGGAACTCAGAAGACATTTAAGAGCCAACAGGAAACACTCGGAAACACAGGGTTTAAATGGACAGAAGCTTATGAGATAACTAATGACATACACCTGAAAATTAGAACTGAACGAGGACAGGAACAGTAAAACCAAATAAGGGCAAGGAAGGCACACaaggagcaaaacacacacaaaacacggaGCAGAGTCTGACAAAACCAGTGTGTTGATAGTTAAgataaaacattaacataataTGGTAAGAAACACCAGTTTGCAAGAACAAGAAGCAAAATGAGCTGTTTTGTAAATCTAAAAATAGCGGTAAATGGAGGAGACtggaagccagacacattaaattgacaaATGGCCATCCACACTTTCTATCTTTTTTTGTTATAGTTTATATTTTCAGTCGAGGCGACTGTGTGGCACATCTGAAAGTAAATTTTGACTTAGGAATTTGTAGATCTGCTTGAGCTGTGGACTGATCCAGTCCGATCtagttcactaaaaagaaccagttcgaAAGAATATTCATTTGTGAACCGGACACTCTGGACCGTCTGCATTAGCCTATGGAATTGCAGCACTGTATAAAAAATCAATacagcatattaaaatatgaatgaatgaataataaaccAGACCCAATTAatcttaatataataaattattattttttttttctcaagtgaaTTTTGATTAAACAGACTATAAGCCCTGTTAAAGATAATAGTAGTAAATAGCTAAAATGCAAACCCAGAGCAAAGGCCCTGATTTGCCCACACTGTTTGCTCCTGAATCTTCTCCGTGGTTTCCTTGATCACTGGGGTTGTGTCCTGTTTCTGCTGTCAGCAAAAAGTGAAGAAAACAATATTACTGCATGTGATAAACATGACAGATCTgtctataatttatttacagcAGCATTCACCCTGGAATATCAGTAATTGATCAAACACTTacccagccagcaatgacatgtAGGGCCCAGATGATGGCTTCATGGGTGGCAAATGTGGGCCCAATTATGAGCTTGCACTCGGGATCCATATTGGGGCAAGCCGTGGAAGCCCAGACATACTAAAAGTGGGACTTGTAAGGGTACTGCATGGGTCTTAATTGGGCAATTAATGTTAGACCCATTTGGGCCCCACCTAAAGTGGGTTTGCACCCAGGATCCAGCCATGGTACCCAGATTGGCTTTAAAAGGGATCTGTAAGGGTGTTATGTGGGATCTTAACCAGGCAATTCATGACAGACCCATTTGGGCCCCACCTGCTTAAAGGGCGTTTAAAATGGGCTTGCACCCGGGGGCCAGCCTTGAATGCCAAGATGGGTTTTAAGTGGAACCTGTAAGGGTCTTATGTGGGTATTAACTGGGTAATTCATGTCAGACCGATTTGGGCCCACCTGCCTAAAggggtttacatttacattacatttattcattcagctgacacttttatccaaagcgacttacaattgctatttaTGTTATGCTATAGTTATAGTAATTTTATagtataggtttttttttttttttcacccgtGAATGCCCATACGGGCTTAAAGTGGGCTCTGTAAGGATCTTTAAACCGATACCGATATTTACCGATATTGAATTTTAAAGCCAATATCCGCCACTTGTcccataaatatgccatgcaggacccatatatgtgttctcaGTTCAAACCAATGACCACTTGGCCCATAAAAAAATCTATGCAGGATCCATATATGCAtccccagttcaaacccatgtgcacttggaccataaatatgccattcaagacctatatatgtgttcccagatcaaacccatgcccacttggacCATAAATATGCTATGCACGATCCATATATGTGTtctcagttcaaacccatgcccaacTGGCCATGCCTGTCCCTTACGGGGCTCATTTAATCAGCTCATATGGGCTTCCTATGTGGGACTCAAACTACAAAACCTACATGCGACCCGCTGATTTCACCCAGTTAAAGCCCATGCCCACACAGTAACCATGGAACCAGTACTTAACTCATCCGGGTcccacatgtcattgctggctgAGTAttgaattgatatatatatatttttttttactttttaaattaaaaaccacCATACATTTATAAACTGGTTTTACACACCTTTGAGGATCAGCTCTGCAGTCTCTTGTTCGTCTGAGGGTGTGATGAAACAGGTGTATTTTCCTGCATCGGTGTGTTGAAGGTTGTTGAGTTTAAGGGAGAAGTTTCCTCTCTGATACTCATCAGGAAAAGTTTCAGCTCTGTTCTTGTACCGTTGGTCTTGTCCCGCTACTGAATGTTTACCCTTGATTATACTATAAACAATTTTGTCATTTGTGTCTCTCCAGTGCACATCAATATCTTGAAGTTTAAGATCATGTTGAGCTGAAGAACATGGCAGGACAACACAACCACCAATAACCCCCTCGACTGTGACCTGCAGACACACTGAAATCACACAC
This DNA window, taken from Carassius auratus strain Wakin chromosome 47, ASM336829v1, whole genome shotgun sequence, encodes the following:
- the LOC113064562 gene encoding V-set domain-containing T-cell activation inhibitor 1-like, producing the protein MRILLEAAFLWCIYGDDFPRGVNERSFNFTLNHCFIIVFAVLINKVCLQVTVEGVIGGCVVLPCSSAQHDLKLQDIDVHWRDTNDKIVYSIIKGKHSVAGQDQRYKNRAETFPDEYQRGNFSLKLNNLQHTDAGKYTCFITPSDEQETAELILKAETGHNPSDQGNHGEDSGANSVGKSGPLLWVCILAIYYYYL